One part of the Mangrovibacillus cuniculi genome encodes these proteins:
- a CDS encoding FRG domain-containing protein has product MLKTLGNIFNIEELKHINLTEDEEELSRIIDKYITEITSLSKMDDSQIKETLNELTTLVKDTPEFDFYLNNLRYIKQSYFIDKKEEESRIIDLDTIKQLRLDELIDLEDFSGNTNIEITNEKIEEMVNIKREEEEKWKDYNIISTISNIIGVQESNIEYISNLSDYISFVANLEPAVNYVSRGQKNCTYELLPSLHRKHKKDYEIHADKYEAAFKQKIVFYDREIKGISNEELRAEGQHFGLPTEYLDFTEAHLISLLFAIEDYEYAEQHSIVYFIDALSYNLETVDLKEKLINFSDSTVVESVRKFSSRSYFIKLGNSNERIHFQKGCFLKVSTQDKDDFKEKISNHGKAVIINKASKKKILKELFNLGVTFENIYPDKDNAVKSINFHYKEMQGEND; this is encoded by the coding sequence ATGTTAAAGACTTTAGGTAATATTTTTAATATAGAAGAATTGAAACATATTAATCTAACTGAGGATGAGGAAGAGCTTTCGAGAATAATAGACAAATATATTACAGAGATTACTTCATTATCAAAGATGGATGATTCTCAAATAAAAGAGACTCTAAATGAATTAACTACATTAGTAAAGGACACTCCTGAATTTGATTTTTACTTAAATAATTTAAGGTATATTAAGCAATCATATTTTATTGATAAAAAGGAAGAAGAGTCAAGAATAATTGATCTAGACACAATAAAGCAATTAAGATTAGATGAACTAATAGATCTTGAAGACTTTAGCGGTAATACAAACATAGAAATTACTAATGAGAAAATTGAGGAAATGGTAAATATAAAACGTGAGGAAGAGGAAAAATGGAAGGATTATAATATAATAAGTACAATTTCTAATATAATTGGGGTACAGGAGTCAAATATCGAATACATTTCGAATCTTAGTGATTATATTTCGTTTGTAGCTAATTTAGAACCAGCAGTAAATTATGTCTCCAGAGGGCAAAAAAATTGTACATATGAATTATTACCTTCGTTACATAGAAAACATAAAAAAGATTATGAAATTCATGCAGACAAATATGAGGCTGCATTTAAGCAAAAGATCGTATTTTATGATAGGGAAATAAAGGGTATATCTAATGAAGAACTAAGAGCTGAAGGACAACATTTTGGGTTACCGACAGAATACTTGGATTTTACAGAAGCACATTTAATTTCACTACTATTCGCTATTGAAGATTACGAGTATGCAGAACAGCATTCTATCGTTTATTTTATTGATGCTTTATCGTATAATCTTGAAACTGTAGATTTAAAAGAGAAATTAATTAATTTCTCTGATTCTACTGTAGTTGAATCAGTAAGGAAATTTTCATCAAGATCTTACTTTATCAAGTTAGGTAACTCTAATGAAAGAATACATTTTCAAAAAGGGTGTTTCTTAAAAGTTTCTACACAGGATAAAGATGATTTTAAAGAAAAAATATCTAATCACGGTAAGGCGGTAATAATTAACAAGGCATCAAAAAAGAAAATTTTAAAAGAATTATTTAACTTAGGTGTTACATTTGAAAACATATACCCTGACAAAGATAATGCGGTAAAGTCAATTAATTTTCATTATAAAGAAATGCAAGGAGAAAATGATTAA